TGCCAGTCGTCGTAGCTCCAGCCACTCGTGCCGGCATGCAGCAGCGAGTTGGCGTGCTTGTTAGACGGGAAAATCGAGTCCATACGTCGGCACCAAGGTTCCAATCTCCGGAGGCGTTTTTTCGAGCCACTCCTCGCGGGCCAGCCGCGCCAATCGCAGGGTGTGCGGCCGGTGCATGTCATTGTCCGCGGGAAGATACCCGTTCAATTGCCTGCGCTGAGAGTCGCTGAGCAGGGCGACTCCCGGCCCGACCAGCACCATATCGGCGGTCAAATGGGAGAGCAGATCATCATAGGCGACGATCTGCGACTGGTCTTGCGTGGTCTCGAGAGCCTGACCTGTGAAGCGCGCGAAATGAGCATGCCCGCGGCGCGCAGGAGAGATGACGGCGACGGCATCCCAGCGGCCTAAGAGATTCAGGGCCACGACTTCCAGCGACGAGACCGGCCAGATGGGAATTTCGAGCCCGCGCGCCAGTCCTTTGGCAAAGGCGAGACTGACCCGCAAGCCGGTGAAGGATCCGGGGCCAATGCCGATGGCAATGGCCTTCAGGCGGCTGGGCGTGATGCTCATGTCGCGGAGCATGGTGGTGACTTCATCGGCGAATTTGGCGCGGTCGGAGAAGGTGTTCTCCATCACCAACTGGTCATGATGCACGAGGCCGATGACGGACGGATTGGCGGAGCTTTCGAGACAGAGAATCATGGTGCGCCCCGCTTGACGGCAATCCGCCGCTCGCTGCTGTTGGCGATGGTTTCGATTTCAATCCAGAGTGCGTCGGGCGGCAGCAGGTCGCGCACGCGTTCGGCCCATTCGATCACAAAGACTCCATTGCGGTCAAAGTACTCATCGAAGCCCATAGCTTCAAAGGTGGCCGCGCCCTCGATGCGGTAGAGGTCGGCATGAAAGAAGGGCAGTTTGCCCTTGTATTCGAGCACATAGTTGAAGCTGGGACTGATGACGGCATCACTGACGCCGAGCCCCTTGCCGATGCCCTTGGCAATCACCGTTTTGCCCGCGCCCAAATCGCCGAAGAGCGCGATGACCGTGCCGGGTGTGAGCGAGGCGGCGAAGGCCTCGGCCCAATGCTCGGTTTCGGCGGGGGAGTGGGTGGTGATGATGTCTGACATTGGTTGCAGGATATTTCTTTGTGTTACACGGGCGGGTCTTAGACCCGCCCCTCCGAATGACACGGCATGCCTTTCGAAAGCCCTTCAGTCGCGGGCACGACATGTCGTGCCCCTACGGCGGAGTCTGATCCTCATTTAGATTGTGGCGGCAGACCCGTATCCCCCGGCCCCCGCCTTCGTCGAGGTCCGGGACCTTTCCCCACCCCCCTTTTTATTCCCCCCACTAAAGTAGGGGGAAAAGAGGGAAAGGGGAGCAGAGCAGAACCCCCTTCTGCTTCCCCCTTTTTGCAAAGGGGGAAGGGCAGAGACAAGGGGCTAAAGCCCCTTGCCCTCCCGGCATGTGGGGAACGGCAGAGCCGAATCTTCAGAACGATAGCGCGCCGAAGGCGACGCGGGTGAAGGGGTCACCCCTTCCCTTCCATGATGACGACGGGAAGGATCATTTCCTCTAAGGAGCAGCCGCCGTGGAGGAAGCTGTCTTTGTAGAGGGCGAGGTACTTGTGGTAGTTGGTCGGGTAGACGAAGTAGTAGTTCTCTTTGGCAATGATGTAGCCGATATTGAGGCCGCGCTTGGGGAGGCGGAAACGCTCGGGGCGCGGGACTTCGATGGCTTGACGGGAATCGACTTTCAAGTTACGACCGTGCTTGAAGCGCAGGTTGGTGGAGGCTTCGCGGTCGGAGACGACTTTGGCGCCCTTGGTGGAGCGGATGGAGCCGTGATCGGAGGTGACAATGACCGTCCATTTCTGGCGGGCGAAGGCCTGCAGAATCTGGCGGAGGCTGGAATGCTCGAACCAGGCACGGACGACGCTGCGGTAGCCGGCTTCATGGGGCAGCATTTCACGGATGACGTCACTCTGAGAGCGGCTGTGGCCGAGCATATCCACGAAGTTGAAGACCATCGAGACGAGGCGGTTGTTGAAGTATTGCGGCACCTTTTTGGCGGTGGCGTTGGCTTCTTCGGGGTCGAGGATCTTCACATATTTGGGCTCAGGCTCGACGGTGAGGCCGAGGCGCTGCAACTGTTTGTCCAGAAGCTGGCGTTCGAAGCGGTTGCAGGAGAGTTCGTCATCATCGCTCTTCTTCCAGAGGTCGGGATAGATCTCCTCGATCTCGCCGGGGTAAAGGCCCGAGAACAGCGCATTGCGGCTGTAGGGAGTGGCGGACGGAAGAATGGAGAAATGGAAATCGCGCGTGATGCGGAAGTTGTCATAGAGCAGCGGCTCCATAGCCATCCACTGGTCGGCGCGCAGGCAATCGATGACAAGGAAGAGCACATTTTCCCCGGCGGCGAGGCGGGGCATGACCCACTTCTGGACGACGTCAACGGACATGGGTGGGCCTTCATTGCGGCCCCAGGCCCAGTCCTCATAGTGTTCTTCGACGAATTTGCCGAATTCGATATTGCATTCTTCGCGCTGGCCTTCGAGGGAGTGCTTGAGGCCTTCATCGGGCAGGCGGTCCAGTTCGATTTCCCAGCCGCAGAGACTGGCGTGGATGTCGGCCCACTCGCGCCACGTCGGACCTTCCATCAGCTTGAGGGAGATTTGACGGAACTCGGTGAGGTAATCGCGGGTGGCGATCTTCTGTTCGATGGCGTTGCGCTCGAGAACCTTTTTCAGCGCGACGAGGATCTGCGTGGGGTTGACAGGCTTTGTCAGGTAATCGGTGATCTTGCCGCCGAGGGCCGAATCCATCAGGGCCTCTTCTTCCGACTTGGTGATCATGATCACGGGCAGATCGGGACGCTTATCCTTGATGGCGGCGGCGGTCTCGATGCCGTCCATTCCGGGCATGTGTTCATCCATGAGCACCGCATCGAACGGTTCGGTGATGACGCGGTTGATGGCGTCCTCGCCGTTGGTCACGCCGGTGACGTCATAGCCGTATTGTCCGAGGAACAATACGTGAGCTTCGAGGAGATCGATCTCGTCGTCTGCCCAAAGAATTCGCTTGTTATCTGGCATGATGTCCTTTAGAAGCTATTTCGAAAAAATTAGAAATCAAAAATCAAAAATGAAAAAGTGGAAAATGAAGACGGGCGGGTTGCGGGGTGGCCTATGATTATCGCGTAGCCCTTATCTCCGGACCTTTTCTCATTATTGCCTCGCAGACCTCTATCCCCTACGGCCTTAGTTCGTTACCCCCATCTAACTTCCCCCACCCCCTTCCCGGCCTTCCCCCACTGAAGTAGGGGAAGGGGACCCGTGCAGAACCCCCTTCTGATTCCCCCTTTTCCAAAGGGGGAAGGGCAGATGGAAGACGCACGGCCGTGCGTGGCTATGGTGCGGGGTGCTTTCTTTTTGGGCAAGGTGCAGATCTGTATCCCCTGGCCCGCGCCTTCGTCGAGGTCCAAGGACTTCTCCCACGCCCTTAGCTCATGGTTCTTGTTAGGCGGACCTCTATCCCCCTGCCTTGTTCGTTACCCCCATCTAACTTCCCCCACACTGTGGGGGAAGGACTTGAGCCTGCTGTGGGTGTAGGAACAGAACCCCCTTCTGATTCCCCCTTTTGCAAAGGGGGAAGGGCAGATGGAAGACGCACGGCCGTGCGTGGCTATGGTGCGGGGTGCTTTCTTTTTGGGGAAGGTGCTGATCTCTATCCCCAGCCTTCCCCCAGCGGGGCAGGCCCAAGTCAAAAATAGGCCTGCAGCCGCGACGGTTAGCGCGTGCGGTGCGTCTGCGACGCGATGATGTAATCTATTACGGCCTTGTAAACCTTCATCAGCTCGGGATCGGTGTCTCGCAATGCCCGCAGATGCTTCTGAATGGTGGCCTTGTCGCCGCGGACGGCGGGGCCGGTTTGGGCGGCGGCGGGGCCTAAGGCGGCGACCTGAGAAAGGGTTTCCCGCGCAATGGGCAGCACGGCTTGCAGGGCGCGGGCCTCGGGGACGCCGGTTCTTTTCAGAACATCTACCGCCATGTGCAGGTCGGCGGCGACAAAACCGCAGGCCAGGACGGCGGACAGGTGGTAGAGCACCCGGTCCTCTCCGGAAACCTTGAGCGGTTTCCCGCCCAGCAGGCGGGTCAGCTTGTTGGCGGCGAGGATGCCTTTGCGGTTGCCGTCGGTGCCGAAGGTCACGCCGGCGAGGGTGACGGTTTGGGCGCGGCGGGGAAAGGTCTGGTACGGATGCCAGGCGGCAATTCCCGCGCCGAGCGACGCCAGCGGCTGCAAGACCTCGGCTCCGATGGAGCCTGCGGTGTGCAAAACGGCAAGCTTGGGCCACGGCAAGGGCAGGCGGGCCAACTCTTCAGCCAAAAGGGCGAGTTGGCCCTCCTTGACGGCAAGGATAATAACTCCGTGTTCTTGCTGAAGTTGTTTGGTCTTCCTCAGATGCCTAACTTTTAACGCTTTAGAGAGCCTTTGCTCTCCCGCACGCCCTCTGCTTACAAGGGTTAGCTGACGGCAGCCTGCCGCGCAGAGGGCCCGGGACAGGCCGGAGCCTACCGCGCCGAGTCCGATGATGGTGATTGGCCCGGTGGCCATGGAAGTTGCATACAGCGGCATATTGCAAAGTTACAATGAACGGTTCGCAAATGCAAGCAATTTGTTATGTTTGAAGGGCATTTGAGAGGCGGTTTCCTTGACAATCCCCGGAGGAATCGTTACTTTTAAGGATTAATTTGGCAGGGCTAAGCCCTGCACCTGTATCCGCCTGCGGCGGGGGGACAACGCGGGAATACCGCGTGGTCCCACTCCCTGTATCACCCTTAAATCCTTCCCCCACAGCCTGTCCTGAACACCGTGAAGGATGGGGGAAGTTAGATGGGGGTGGGAAAGGCAGCCCGAATTAGTCGCTTCATCAGATCTGCCTCTTGATTTTCGATGCATCAAAGGAGTTTGCAATGGCATTAGGACGAGTGTTAGAGCTTTCGTGCCGGCTGAATGTATATATCCGCCAGCCGGGCGGGCATGTGAAGGCGATGAGCGCGGACGGCTGGGGCTTCAGCCAGATCACGGGCCGCAAGTGCCTCGTCGCGCGGGACGGCCATTCGATGGTGGTGCATGTGATCGGCCACGTAGTGCGCCGCGGCATGGTGACCCCCGAGGAACTCGCACTGTTGAACCGCGTCAAGGTCGTTGAAGAGAGCATCACCTCCTCCGGCCGCAGCGAATGGGATTTCTTCATCGAGGAAGTGGATGATGAAACGGCGTCGCGGGTGCTGCGGGGGCCGATCATTGAACCGAGTTCGGTTGTGGGCGGGGGGGTTAGGCTCTAAATCGTAAACCAAAAATAAAAAACGAAAAATGGCAGAGCCGGACGATCAACTCCATAGCATGGTGGACGATCCCCCCAAAGCCAAACGGGACTTGTCTGCACGTACGCGTGCGTTTGCCCTGAGGATCATTCGTCTGTACCAAGCGGTCCCCCAGAGCGGGTTAGGGCGAGTAATCGGCATGCAGTTATTGAGATCTGGAACATCTGTCGGCGCTCATGTAGCGGAATCCAGCCATGCCAAATCTCGCGCAGACTTCACCAACAAAATAGACGGTGCCATGCAGGAACTTGCAGAGACCGTGTACTGGATGCATTTGTTGGCGGATTCGGATACGGTCAAGCCCGAAAAATTAACCGCATTGCAGGCCGAGTCCCGCGAGCTAATGGCAATCTTTGTTTCGATGGTCAAAAAGACCCGTGCGGTTTAGCGGGTTCTTCTTTTTGATTTCTAATTTCTGGTTTTTTGACTTTTTTGCTTCACCAACAACTATGCGGGACTCATGAAAGGTGTTATCCTCGCGGGTGGTCTTGGCACCCGACTGTTGCCCTTGACCAAGATTACCAACAAGCACTTGCTGGCGATTTACAATCAGCCGATGATTTATTACCCGATCCAGACACTGGTGCGGGCGGGGATCGATGAGATCGTGCTGGTGACCGGCGGCCATTATGCCGGAGATTTTCTGAATCTGCTGGGCAACGGCAAGGACTTCGGTCTGCGCTATATCAACTATGCCTATCAGGAAGGCGAAGGCGGCATTGCCGACGCGCTGCGCCTGGCGCGCGTGTTTACGGGGAAGGATAAGGTGGCGGTGATTCTCGGCGACAATATTCTCGAGAAGGATATCACGGCCCACGTGCAGAAGTTCAATCAGCAGGAAGGGGCGAAGATTCTGCTGAAGGAAGTGCCGGATCCCGAGCGGTTCGGTGTGGCGGAAGTGGATTCCACGGGCCGCGTGGTGAGCATTGTGGAGAAGCCCAAGAAGCCGAAGTCGAACCTGGCGGTGATCGGAGTCTACCTGTATGACGCACAGGTGTGGGACATTATCACCACCCTGCGGCCTTCCGAGCGCGGCGAACTGGAAATCACCGACGTGAATAATGCGTACCTGCGGATGGGCAAGCTGACCGCCGATGTGATCGACGGCTGGTGGACGGACGCGGGAACGTTCCCGTCGCTCTACCGCGCGTCGCGACTGGTGGCGGAAAAGGTGGATCCGAAGCTGAAGGACCACTGGTTTTAGAATGAGGGATGAAGGCGGACGGTGAGACTTGAGACCAGAGACTTGAGACTTGAATTTGGGTCTTTCGCTTTGTTGGTTTGCAGGCCGTAACCCCTTCCGATTGTGTCCGCAGACTTCTATCCCCCGGCCTCGCCTTCGGCGGGGTCGAAGAACTTTTCTTGCCCCCTTGTATTTTTCCGACTAATGTAGGGGAAAAGAGGGAAAAAGGGGAATTAAGATTAAATCGGAATTTGTGGGATGCACATGAAAGTGCGCGATGTCATCAAGCTCATCGAATCCGACGGCTGGTATCTGGTGGCGACACGTGGAGATCACCGCCAGTACAAGCATTCGAGAAAGCCCGGCCGTGTGACGGTGGCTGGCCGGTTGAGTTTTGACCTTGCGCCGGGAACATTCAACAGCATCTTGAAACAGGCTAAGCTAAAGGGCTCCCGATGAGTTCGCGCCAGTATTTGATTGTGATTGAAAAGGCGGATGGAAACTACTCCGCTTATTCGCCGGATCTGCCGGGGTGCGTGGCTGTCGGCAAGACCCGGGAGCAGACCGAAGCGAAGATGCAGACGGCGATTCAGATGCACATCGAAGGGCTCCTTGAAGATCACCTGCGGATTCCCGCCCCGCATTCCAGCGCGGAGTATGTGCAACTGACTATTCCGGCGCGCGCAAAGGAAACTCCCAGCAAATCGGGTCCTCGCAGTGCGGGCATTAAGAAAATGTGATTCCCGGGGTGGATGCTTTGTTTTCGCATATTCGGCCTTTCAGTATTTGCTTTTAACGGAGAGACCGCATGAATGGCAACGACCGTTTTCTGCAATTGTTCTGGGGACTGGTGGCGGTGGCGGTGGGATTTGTGCTGACCGGGCTGCTGGTGTCGGGAGCGCTGCGGGCGATCAAGCGGGCGAACGACAATATCACCGTGACCGGCTCGGCACGGCGGACCGTGCGTTCCGACTATGTGGAGTGGAACGGCAACTACGCGGTCAACGACATGAGCATGCAGCACGGCTATGAGACGATCACGCGCAACCAGCAGCGGATCCGGCAGTGGCTGAACTCCCGCCGTATCTCCGACAGCCTGATTGTCTTTTCCGGTGTGCACACGCGGGATATGACGCGAAGCAAGCGGAATGCGCAGGGGGAGTATGTCGAAGAGTTTATCGGCTACCAGCTCACGCAGTCCTTTCAGGTGCACAGCACACAGGTGGATTCGATTGAAGCGATTGCGCGGGACATCAGCCAGCTTACGGCGGAGAGCCTGCCGGTGAATTCCGATCCACCGCAGTTCTACTTTACGGCACTGGCTCCGATGCGGATGGAGATGCTGTCCGAAGCGACAAAGGATGCGCGAACCCGGGCCGAGCAGATTGCCGGCAGCGCGGGCGGCAGGGTGCGCAGCCTGCGCAATGCGCGGCAGGGAGTGTTTCAGGTAACCGCGCCGAACTCCCGCGAAGTACGCGATTATGGCATCTACGATACCTCGACGATCGAGAAGGACATCACTGCGGTGGTGTCGGTGACGTTTTCGGTGAACTGAGACAGGTTTCAAGCGGGCGGGCCGGTCTTAGACGGCCCCTACGACGGACACGGCAGGCCGTGTCCCTACCACACAAGATGACTTCGATTATCTGACCTGAGGATAGGCTCATGAAGTTCCGTTCCGTGCTCATCATGGTTGCGCTGTTGGCCTTTGCGTTTATGGCGGCGGCGGAAAGCACTTACACCAAGGCGAACTGGGACAAGGCTATGAAAGAGTTGGCTCCCGACGCCGATCTGCTGAAGTTGTATCAGGACTGGTGTTCCCAAGCTCCGGATCCGGAACTGGTGCGGCGCATTCAGGGAGACTGGTTCGGGGTGGACAGCGCCGGGATGGTGGACTTTTTCAAGGCGCAGTACGAGAAGAATCCGAACAGCGCGAAGTGGCTGTACTTCTATGGCCGTTATGGCACCAACGCACAGAAGCTGGACCTTGGCCGCAAAGCGATCTCCGCAGATCCGAAGTTTCCATACGGATACCGGCTGGTGGCTGCGACCTATAAGCCGCTGTTCGAACGGAGCGCCACGCCGAAGGACCAGAGCAGTTTGAGCGCCGAACTGCCGAAGGATGCGGCGGTTTTTGAAGGGTGGGCAACGCTTGCTCCCAAGGAAGCGATTGCTCAGTCGACGCTGTTCGAATACCTGATTTACAGCAAGAAGACGGATCAGGCCGCGGCGTTGCTGGCGCAGGCGAAGAAGGATAGCGCCAACTGGGCCGACGGTGGCAGCGAGCGGATTCTGAAGGCCGCGCAAGGGGATTTCGACGCGGTGGCGGCGTCGGCCATGAAGGACGCGAACGACATGGTAGGCGAAGGGCAAATCACTTCTGCCGATCAGCACGGCGCGGCGCGCGATCTGTATTTGGAAGCGGTGCGGACGGCGGGCAACTATCAGAAGTTGCAGGAGCGGATTATCGTCAGTTCCAATGGTGAGGATTTTGCTCCCGAAGTGCGGTATACGCTGGCGGGCGACGCGGTGCGATTCGGCCATCCGCAGGATGCTCTGGGCGATCTGAACAGCGCGTTGGAGGCTGGGTTTGCCGATGTGGAGCGGCTGAAGAACGATCCGACGTTCGAGTCTTTGCACACGGATGCGGCCTGGAAGGATCTGATGGCCAAGGCCGAAGCCGCTGCCAAGACCAACGCGGGCAAGGTGCGGGACGACGTGCGGAAGGGAAAGACCACCAAGGACGCGCCGGACTGGACGCTGACGGATGCGTCGGGCAAGACGGTGAAGCTTTCCGATCTGCATGGGCAGGTGGTGTTGCTGGATTTCTGGGCGACGTGGTGCAATCCCTGCCGGATGGCGATGCCGGTGATCAACAGATATGTCAAGACCCAGATGCCGAAGCAGGGTGTGCGGGTGTTTTCGATCAACACTTGGGAACGCGGACCGCAGCAGAAGCCGCGCATTTTCTTCGCCAAGACGGGCTATGCGATGGAGTTGCTGTTCGGCAACGAGGACGTGGCCAAGGCCTATGGGGTGAAGGGGATTCCCTATCTGTGCGCGATTGACAAGAACGGCAAGATTCGTTACGAGGAACTCGGTTATTCCGACGATCTGGGGCAGAAGCTGCCGTTGTGGGTGGAAGATTTGATGCAGGAAGGGCGGTGAAGAAAGGATGAAGGATGAAGACTTCTCCTTGCTGGCTTTGATTTTCTGAATTTTCGGTTTTTGCTTTTTGAAATTTTTTTGGGAGGGCTCCGCCATGCGATTCTGGATTCTTGCACTGCTGCCGGTGGTGCTATTCTTAGGTTGCCAGGACAAGGCGACACCGGTTCACGGTGATCCGCCGGAACCGCCGGCGCACGGCCATGTGCCCAATGCGCCGGACAGTGTAAAGGCGAGTACCTATGTGGGTTTTGGTGTGGTTGTGAGATGGTCGGACAACAGTCTGGACGAGACCAAGTTTGTCCTCGAACACGGGCGCAGAAGCTTCACCATGCAGCACGATACCCTGGTGGCCAACACGGCCATGTACTGGGATTCGCTGCGGCTGGCGGAAGGCGACTATGCCTACCGCGTGCGCGCGGGCAATGACTCCGGCTGGTCTGCCTGGTCGGAAACGTTGTTTGTCAGTTACCGTCTGAAATCGGACGGGCTGATTCCGCTGCGCGAGGGCAACTGGTGGGAGTTCAGCGCGGACAGCGGCCAGACCCATTACACTTACCGCCATGCGGTGAGCGCATTCCGGTTGATCGGCCTCGATGACTATTACCTGCTGACGGCGAGCATCGCGGATACTCTGGCGGCGGATTCGATTTACTATTTGCGGAATTGCGCGACCGGCGTCACGCAACTTGCCTTTCCATCGGACAGCGGCGCGCATGCGGATACGCTGTTCCGCTACCCGAATATCCATTCGGGCGACCATTACCTGTACCGGGAAGACAGCATTGTGGTGCTGAATCCTCCTCCGGGGATTGCGAAGATTGTCGGCGACACCACCTTTACCGGGGTGATCAGCTACCAGCGGTTCTTGAATCACGACCGCAGCCATTCCATCCGTTACTACCTTGTGCCGCAGCGCGTGGGGCTGGTGCGGGAGGAAGAGATTCGCTCGGGTGACATTATTGCCCACCACGATATTGTGACCTACCACGTGGAAAACTAAGCGGCAGGCGTCCCGCTGACCGGCATTTTACAGGGAGACACATCATGCGATACGGACTGCTTTTTCTGCTCCCGCTACTTCTAATTCTGGCATGCAAGGACAAGGTCACCGATCCGGGAGACGGCGGCGGTGGCGGCGGGGAGAATCCCCTGACCTCGTCGCGCGGGCTGATGCCGCTGGCGGTGGGCAACTGGTGGGATTACCGGTACTCCACCAGCGCGGACACGGTGGTTGATTTTCGCCGCATGGTCCGCGCCAAACGCACGCTGAACCAATCGGAGTACTATGTGCTGGTGGACAGCACCATCGGCGGCGCGGTGGACACGGTGGGGTATATGCGCAACGATCATGACGGCGGCGTGATGATGCTGAATTTCCCGGCGGACAGCAGCACCGTGGAAGACACGCTCTTCAAGTACCCCCATGTCAACTCGGGGAACTACTACCATTTCAACCAGGATTGCGTGCTGGTGCTGTACGATTTCCCGGGCGGTCCCTGGTCCCACAATGGCAGCCTGATCCACGCGATGGTGTACCAGCAGTTTGCGATTTCATTACCGGGGCATTCCCGCACCTTTGTGCTGCGGGAGGACAGCCTGGGCATTTTGTCGCAGACGAGCGGCGGTCCGGCGAATCGCTCCTTTGCACTGGTGGCGTACCGCGTGGTGATGTAGTTTTGCAGGCAAGCCCTGATGTCCGCGATACCTTCGGTTTCGTAAAACAGCCTTCGAAATTTGACCTTGCCGGGATTACCCGGGCAACGTCGAAGGATACCACCTTTTATGGCAGCACATTCCCCGGTTGGATCATCGGAGGTCCGCAGGCCGCCCGCGCTTGAGGCGGCGGCTCCGAAAACGCTGTTCGGTTTCGTGCACGGCTACTGGATGCTGTGCGGGATGGAGATGTGGGAACGGATGGCGTACTTCTGCGTGCGCAGTGTCGTCGCCGTATATATATTGCAGGCGGATGATCCGGGCGGGCTGCACTTTACCGCGGCGCAGAAGGGGACGATCTTTGCGTGGTGGTTCGTGTTTCAGTCGGTGCTGCCGATGTTCACCGGAGGCTATGCCGACCGCTACGGCTACAAGAAGACCATTGCCTTTGCAGTAACGATGAACATTCTGGGCTATCTGATGATGGCCTATTTACGCACGTTTGCGGGGTTCTTCGGTGGCGTGCTGGTGCTGGCTTCGGGAACGGCATTTTTCAAACCCGGTTTACAAGGGTCTCTGGCGCAAAATCTCTCCAAGTCCAACTCTTCGGTCGGATGGGGGATTTTTTATTGGATTGTGAACGTGGGCTCGGCGGTGGCGCATCCACTGGCGGGTTTTCTGCTGAAGATCGACTGGAAATGGGTGTTTATCTCCTCGGCGGTGTTCACCGCGCTGAATTACCTGATGCTGTTCACCTTCAAGGATTTTGCCAGCGGGGCGAACAAGACGGAAAATCCCTTGCAGGTATTCGCGCGCACGATGACGAACATTTTCGAGCCGCGGCTGATCAGTTGGCTGCTCATCATGTCGGGTTTCTGGCTGATGATGTACCAGCTCTGGGATCTGCATCCCAATTTCATTACGGACTGGGTGGACAGTTCGGGCGTGGCGTCGGCGCTGTCTCTGCCGGCATTCATGACGAAGATGACCGACCGCGGCCTGCAGGTGATGCAGCAAAATATGCTCTTTTTGAATTCGCTGCTGATCGTGGCGCTGATGATTCCGGTGTCGTGGGCGGTGCGGCGGTTGCGCACGCTGTCGGCGATGGTGATCGGCATGTCGGTGGCGACCTGCGGGATTTTGCTGGCGGGCCTGACGGGCAGCGGCTGGGTGTTCCTGGGCGGCGTGGTGTTTTTCTCTCTGGGAGAGATGCTGACCGGGCCAAAAAAGAGCGAATACCTTGGGCTGATTGCTCCGGCGGGCAAGAAGGGATTGTACCTGGGGTATGTGAATATTCCCGTGGGGCTCGGTGGATTTGTGGGCTCAAAGATGGCGGGGTATCTTTACGGGCACTTCGGCGAGAAGGCGGTGCTGGCGCAGAAGTATCTGCTGGAGCACACGCCGCTGGGGCAAGGCAAGGTGTGGAACGGCGATCCGGAGGCCCTGACGAATCTGCTGGGCGTGCCGCGCACGGAGGCGATGGCGAAACTGCAGGAGACCATCGGCCAGGATGCGACGCGGACTACGGAACTGTTGTGGAACACCTATTCACCGCACCTGTATGTCTGGCTGCCTTTTGCCGCGGTGGGAGTGGTGTCGGTAGTTGCATTGCTTATCTTCAATCGCATGGCGACTCGCTGGTCGGACATGAACGCTTAAACGGCTCTGGTTATGAAATGCTGGCTTTTGATTTTGCTTCCGCTGCTGTTTTTCGGCTGCGATGACCGGGTGACGAGTGCGCCGGGGGACACCGGCGGGGAGCCTATGGTGAC
This genomic stretch from bacterium harbors:
- a CDS encoding TlpA disulfide reductase family protein; this translates as MKFRSVLIMVALLAFAFMAAAESTYTKANWDKAMKELAPDADLLKLYQDWCSQAPDPELVRRIQGDWFGVDSAGMVDFFKAQYEKNPNSAKWLYFYGRYGTNAQKLDLGRKAISADPKFPYGYRLVAATYKPLFERSATPKDQSSLSAELPKDAAVFEGWATLAPKEAIAQSTLFEYLIYSKKTDQAAALLAQAKKDSANWADGGSERILKAAQGDFDAVAASAMKDANDMVGEGQITSADQHGAARDLYLEAVRTAGNYQKLQERIIVSSNGEDFAPEVRYTLAGDAVRFGHPQDALGDLNSALEAGFADVERLKNDPTFESLHTDAAWKDLMAKAEAAAKTNAGKVRDDVRKGKTTKDAPDWTLTDASGKTVKLSDLHGQVVLLDFWATWCNPCRMAMPVINRYVKTQMPKQGVRVFSINTWERGPQQKPRIFFAKTGYAMELLFGNEDVAKAYGVKGIPYLCAIDKNGKIRYEELGYSDDLGQKLPLWVEDLMQEGR
- a CDS encoding MFS transporter, whose amino-acid sequence is MAAHSPVGSSEVRRPPALEAAAPKTLFGFVHGYWMLCGMEMWERMAYFCVRSVVAVYILQADDPGGLHFTAAQKGTIFAWWFVFQSVLPMFTGGYADRYGYKKTIAFAVTMNILGYLMMAYLRTFAGFFGGVLVLASGTAFFKPGLQGSLAQNLSKSNSSVGWGIFYWIVNVGSAVAHPLAGFLLKIDWKWVFISSAVFTALNYLMLFTFKDFASGANKTENPLQVFARTMTNIFEPRLISWLLIMSGFWLMMYQLWDLHPNFITDWVDSSGVASALSLPAFMTKMTDRGLQVMQQNMLFLNSLLIVALMIPVSWAVRRLRTLSAMVIGMSVATCGILLAGLTGSGWVFLGGVVFFSLGEMLTGPKKSEYLGLIAPAGKKGLYLGYVNIPVGLGGFVGSKMAGYLYGHFGEKAVLAQKYLLEHTPLGQGKVWNGDPEALTNLLGVPRTEAMAKLQETIGQDATRTTELLWNTYSPHLYVWLPFAAVGVVSVVALLIFNRMATRWSDMNA